The following are encoded together in the Lathyrus oleraceus cultivar Zhongwan6 chromosome 3, CAAS_Psat_ZW6_1.0, whole genome shotgun sequence genome:
- the LOC127130804 gene encoding LOW QUALITY PROTEIN: tubby-like F-box protein 6 (The sequence of the model RefSeq protein was modified relative to this genomic sequence to represent the inferred CDS: substituted 2 bases at 2 genomic stop codons), with protein sequence MLLESRILYRLGKMDACLDIYQKLQKSKIDMLGINSVAALVMAGRSSEVQGWLDSSQVKATSSFELAYNTVCSPIQRNKYTDAELLLLSGRRTGQESLMEDNWPDKDIEIELSPIVVQLGYVQQRLGRNQDAIEAYMDMIKRDMADESSTAKTISICPADNFQCFRLLYNCGYNHHYHSLCQSQRLLQSDGNRWDSLIQXYIKXNLNCQTYYLFLCLNQASTDDGKFLLAARKCRRVTHTDYIISLNLDDVSRGSITYVGKLRSNFLGTKFTVYDAHPPFYGAKVAKSRSTKLVSLKQVSPRVPAGDYPIVHVSYDLNVLGSRGPKIMQCVMDAIPAAAVEPGGEAPTQTRFLHSRNDTSPSIPFFRSKSTRAENIQSIVPLTSQDKGMSQPELLRYILN encoded by the exons ATGCTTTTGGAGTCTCGAATTTTGTATCGTCTTGGAAAAATGGATGCTTGCTTAGATATCTACCAGAAGCTTCAAAAGTCCAAGATTGATATGTTGGGAATAAATTCTGTCGCTGCCTTGGTTATGGCAGGTAGGTCATCTGAAGTACAAGGATGGTTGGATTCATCGCAGGTCAAAGCAACAAGCAGCTTTGAATTGGCATATAATACTGTTTGTTCTCCAATTCAAAGGAATAAGTACACAGATGCTGAACTACTCTTGCTGTCTGGCCGAAGAACTGGTCAAGAGAGCCTGATGGAAGATAACTGGCCTGATAAAGATATAGAAATTGAGTTGTCTCCTATTGTTGTACAATTGGGCTATGTCCAACAGCGTCTTGGGCGTAACCAAGATGCAATtgaagcttatatggacatgatTAAACGAGATATGGCCGATGAATCATCCACTGCAAAGACAATCTCTATCTGCCCAGCAGATAATTTTCAATGCTTTAGGCTTCTGTATAACTGTGGCTACAACCATCATTATCACAGTTTATGCCAGAG TCAGAGACTCCTGCAATCAGATGGCAACAGATGGGACTCTCTCATTCAATGATATATCAAATGAAATCTTAACTGTCAAACATATTATCTTTTTCTCTGTTTAAACCAAGCCTCAACTGATGACGGTAAATTCCTTCTTGCTGCACGCAAGTGTCGGCGTGTAACCCACACTGACTATATCATATCTCTAAACCTTGATGATGTATCAAGAGGTAGTATCACCTATGTTGGGAAATTGAGATCAAACTTTCTGGGCACCAAATTTACCGTGTATGATGCACACCCTCCATTTTATGGAGCCAAAGTTGCAAAGTCTCGTTCGACCAAGCTAGTTAGTCTCAAGCAAGTGTCTCCAAGAGTTCCTGCAGGCGACTATCCCATCGTGCATGTCTCATATGATCTGAATGTTTTGGGCTCTAGGGGACCTAAGATAATGCAATGTGTTATGGATGCCATCCCTGCCGCAGCTGTTGAACCTGGAGGCGAGGCCCCGACACAGACTCGTTTTCTTCACAGCAGAAACGATACTTCTCCATCAATTCCATTCTTCCGATCAAAATCAACCCGTGCAGAGAATATCCAATCCATTGTACCTTTGACTAGTCAAGACAAAGGAATGAGTCAGCCAGAATTATTAAGATACATTCTTAACTAA
- the LOC127126929 gene encoding uncharacterized protein LOC127126929, whose protein sequence is MASRVILQKKRNILISQHTRFILGFSSELDGLCQIPFSSSRTIGHGRERKLSTISDDDLAACSSSRLYLHSSFGVSSFEIRNEKIELVSLSRLGWTSRSARYISTAAANQSRLGNGSSGNEQSDSKQKKEASPEECDEAVEDLSNIKAKAKAKQLQEPHKSTESILKTLWAKILGIGPAFRAVLSMSREDWAKKLSHWKDEFKSTLQHYWFGTKLLWADVRISSRLLLKLGNGKSLSRRERQQLTRTTADIFRLVPFAVFIIVPFMEFLLPVFLKLFPDMLPSTFQDKMKEQEALKRRLNARIEYAKFLQDTVKEMAKEVQNSGSGETKKTAEDLDEFMNKVRTGARVSNDEILGFAKLFNDEFTLDNISRPRLVNMCKYMGISPYGTDAYLRYMLRKRLQEIKNDDKLIQEEGVESLSEAELRQACRDRGLLGLLSVEEMRQQLNDWLDLSLDHSLPSSLLILSRAFSISGKVKPEEAVQATLSSLPDEVVDTVGVTALPSGDSVSDRKRKLEYLEMQEELIKEEEEKEEGEQAKVAESNDGERDLATKEMASTTGPSQEDAKAKALEKHEQLCEISQALAVLASASSVSREREEFLRLVKKEMELYNSMVGKEGTEGEQEAKKAYRAARKDSDGAMEVAISDKVSSALVDKVDAMLQKLEKEIDDVDAKIGDRWRLLDRDYDGKVTPEEVVSAAVYLKDTLGKEGIHEFINYLSKDSDGKILVEDIVKLGTQKEDAEKDEVGRS, encoded by the exons atggctTCAAGAGTGATTTTACAAAAGAAGAGGAACATTTTGATTAGTCAACATACTCGCTTTATTCTTGGATTCTCTAGTGAATTAGATGGGTTGTGTCAGATTCCCTTCTCTTCGTCTAGAACTATTGGACATGGACGGGAAAGAAAATTGTCTACTATCAGCGATGATGATTTGGCAGCTTGTTCATCGTCGAGATTATACTTGCATAGTTCATTTGGAGTTTCGAGTTTTGAAATTAGAAATGAGAAGATAGAGTTAGTTTCTCTTTCAAGATTGGGATGGACCTCCCGAAGTGCTCGTTACATTTCCACGGCTGCTGCTAATCAATCTAGATTGGGTAATGGTAGTAGTGGAAATGAACAATCAGATTCTAAACAGAAGAAGGAAGCTTCACCGGAAGAGTGTGACGAGGCTGTTGAAGACTTGAGTAACATCAAAGCGAAAGCTAAGGCTAAACAACTTCAAGAACCTCATAAGAGTACTGAATCTATTTTAAAGACATTATGGGCTAAGATTCTAGGAATTGGTCCAGCTTTCAGAGCTGTTTTGTCAATGAGCAG GGAGGACTGGGCAAAGAAGTTAAGTCATTGGAAGGATGAATTTAAATCTACTCTACAACACTATTGGTTTGGGACGAAACTACTTTGGGCTGATGTTAGGATTAGCTCCAGATTATTGTTGAAACTTGGCAATGGAAAGAGTCTCTCTAGAAGGGAGAGGCAACAACTCACAAGGACAACAGCCGATATTTTCAGGCTAGTTCCTTTCGCAGTATTTATCATAGTTCCATTCATGGAGTTTCTTTTGCCAGTATTCCTGAAACTGTTTCCCGACATGCTGCCTTCCACTTTCCAGGATAAGATGAAAGAACAG GAGGCATTGAAAAGAAGGCTAAATGCAAGAATAGAATATGCCAAGTTTCTTCAAGATACTGTAAAAGAAATGGCGAAGGAGGTTCAGAATTCGGGAAGTGGAGAAACGAAGAAGACAGCAGAAGATCTTGATGAGTTTATGAACAAG GTCAGAACAGGTGCCCGGGTTTCAAATGATGAAATCTTAGGCTTTGCCAAATTATTTAATGATGAGTTCACTTTGGATAACATTAGCAG GCCTCGCTTGGTAAATATGTGTAAGTACATGGGTATCAGCCCGTATGGTACTGATGCATATTTGCGTTATATGCTCCGCAAAAGATTACAGGA GATCAAGAATGATGATAAACTGATTCAAGAAGAAGGTGTAGAGTCTCTTTCAGAAGCAGAGCTTCGTCAAGCTTGTAGAGATCGAGGATTGCTTGGATTGCTTTCAGTGGAAGAAATGCGACAGCAG CTTAATGACTGGCTGGATCTGTCTCTCGACCATTCTTTGCCATCTTCCCTCTTGATTCTTTCTAG AGCATTTTCCATCTCAGGAAAGGTGAAACCAGAGGAGGCTGTTCAAGCTACACTTTCTTCTTTGCCGGATGAGGTTGTGGATACTGTTGGTGTGACAGCTTTGCCATCTGGAGATTCTGTTTCAGACAGGAAGAGGAAGTTGGAATATCTTGAAATGCAGGAGGAACTAATCAAG GAGGAGGAAGAGAAAGAGGAAGGGGAGCAGGCCAAAGTGGCAGAATCTAATGATGGCGAAAGGGATTTAGCTACGAAAGAGATGGCTTCAACGACTGGACCATCACAAGAAGATGCAAAGGCAAAGGCATTGGAGAAACATGAGCAACTTTGTGAGATCAGCCAAGCATTAGCTGTTTTAGCATCAGCATCT TCAGTGAGCAGAGAACGCGAAGAGTTTTTGAGGCTTGTTAAAAAGGAG ATGGAGCTGTATAATAGTATGgtggggaaagaaggtactgaAGGTGAGCAGGAAGCTAAGAAGGCCTATAGAGCTGCAAGGAAGGATAGTGATGGTGCTATGGAGGTCGCTATTAGTGACAAGGTTTCTTCAGCACTTGTTGACAAG GTTGATGCTATGCTCCAGAAACTTGAAAAAGAAATTGATGATGTTGATGCTAAAATTGGAGACCGCTGGCGGTTGCTAGACAG GGATTATGATGGGAAAGTGACACCTGAGGAAGTTGTATCTGCCGCTGTATATCTGAAGGACACTTTGGGAAAAGAAGGAATTCATGAATTCATCAACTACCTTTCGAAGGATAGTG ATGGGAAAATATTGGTGGAAGACATTGTCAAATTGGGCACCCAAAAAGAAGATGCTGAAAAAGATGAAGTAGGAAGATCCTAG